Proteins from a genomic interval of Coccinella septempunctata chromosome 2, icCocSept1.1, whole genome shotgun sequence:
- the LOC123307685 gene encoding FAS-associated factor 1 — protein MSNREEILANFQACTGVEDLALAICHLDECNWDLMSAVSRVISPESQTFQTNNRNDSDVMIVDDDVPAAVPNETASSSSRMENNFERPAVRIPGYSRNHLSQPSTSRGVSSRRMISFKVSFAGKFASIELPDNSTIKDLKKALQKEFKVPVCRQILLGWVKKNQDENTPFYKLMINRENALDLVVMGGDQENNSERENELAEKLTGMFTLNVKYEDQIFNLNFGGSSTVLEVKNGLYALTNIEVRNQRWIGWPNSVKDEMPLALSGINYPEHDLILSRNNQRDNETNHNNAVIRIDSDDEEYVDAAESINGDDDYFVEDLSSRRHEPLIPENVGDELTGCTTFIERFSARYGPVHPTFFPGPLSAALQEACNKPAKDRKILAIYLHHDKSVLTNVFCSQLLGFESVMEMLDHYFVLWGWDITFPSNARKLDSIVGSNLGSLASTNLKDMDIERLPALVLIMRIRGSTDIFNVIEGNLGVNEFLSRLLEAIELFTTQQKVEVKEEEERSERERVKMEQDIAFHESLAADKAKDEAKRLKEEAEEAARLQRENEIATEMRRKEGQRLEAESRLHPEPPLEQGDRDAITKIRFRLPKGGHLERRFLVSASLQVLQDYLTVEGYPSEDYKIISSWPRRDLTAIDQTKTLEELKLYPQETVILEER, from the exons ATGTCGAATAGAGAAGAAATACTCGCAAATTTCCAG GCTTGTACTGGAGTCGAAGATCTTGCTTTAGCAATTTGTCATCTGGATGAATGCAATTGGGATTTGATG AGTGCTGTAAGCAGGGTTATATCACCTGAAAGCCAAACATTCCAAACAAATAATAGGAATGATTCTGATGTGATGATAGTCGATGATGATGTACCAGCAGCTGTACCAAATGAAACAGCTTCAAGCTCATCTAGAATGGAGAATAATTTCGAACGTCCAGCTGTAAGAATACCAGGATACAGCAGGAATCATCTCAGTCAACCATCCACATCAAGAGGAGTTTCAAGTAGAAGAATGATATCTTTCAAGGTGTCATTCGCCGGTAAATTTGCTTCAATTGAGCTGCCAGATAACTCCACAATCA aGGATTTGAAGAAAGCTTTACAGAAGGAATTCAAGGTACCAGTCTGTCGTCAGATATTACTTGGATGGGTCAAGAAGAATCAAGATGAAAACACTCCTTTCTATAAGCTTATGATAAATAGAGAGAACGCACTTGATTTGGTTGTCATGGGAGGAGACCAAGAGAATAATTCAGAGAGGGA GAATGAATTGGCGGAAAAACTGACTGGTATGTTCACCTTGAATGTTAAATATGAAGATCAAATATTTAACTTGAACTTTGGAGGATCCTCAACAGTTTTAGAAGTAAAAAATGGCTTATATGCATTAACTAATATTGAAGTTAGGAACCAAAGATGGATTGGTTGGCCCAACTCAGTAAAAGATGAAATGCCTTTAGCATTGTCTGGAATAAA TTATCCAGAGCATGATCTCATCCTAAGTAGAAACAATCAGAGGGATAATGAAACAAATCACAATAACGCAGTTATAAGAATAGACAGTGATGATGAGGAATATGTGGATGCGGCAGAATCTATAAATGGTGATGACGATTATTTTGTTGAAGATTTATCTTCTAGAAGGCACGAACCACTGA TTCCTGAAAATGTGGGCGATGAGCTAACTGGTTGTACAACATTCATTGAGCGATTTTCCGCTCGTTATGGACCAGTTCATCCAACGTTTTTCCCAGGCCCTCTCAGTGCTGCTCTTCAGGAAGCTTGCAATAAACCTGCTAAGGAT agaaaaatccTTGCTATTTATCTACATCATGATAAGAGTGTGCTGACAAATGTTTTCTGCAGTCAACTCTTAGGGTTTGAGAGTGTTATGGAAATGCTGGACCATTATTTCGTTCTATGGGGTTGGGACATAACCTTCCCAAGTAATGCCAGGAAACTAGATTCAATAGTTGGTTCTAACTTAGGTTCTCTCGCATCCACTAATTTGAAAGATATGGACATTGAAAG GTTACCTGCATTAGTCTTAATTATGAGAATTAGAGGATCCACTGATATTTTCAATGTGATCGAAGGTAATCTTGGGGTAAATGAATTCTTATCTCGTTTATTAGAAGCTATTGAATTGTTTACCACTCAGCAAAAAGTGGAAgttaaagaagaagaagaaagatcCGAACGGGAAAGAGTGAAAATGGAACAAGATATCGCTTTCCATGAAAGTCTTGCAGCTGACAAGGCTAAAGATGAAGCCAAAAGACTAAAG GAAGAAGCAGAAGAGGCTGCAAGATTACAAAGAGAGAACGAAATTGCTACAGAAATGCGAAGGAAAGAGGGACAACGACTAGAGGCAGAAAGCAGGTTACATCCAGAACCTCCACTTGAACAAGGAGATCGAGATGCTATTACAAAAATTAGGTTTAGGTTGCCAAAGGGAGGTCATTTGGAAAGGAGATTTCTTGTGTCTGCTTCTTTACAA GTGTTACAAGATTATCTAACCGTGGAGGGTTACCCTAGTGAAGATTACAAAATAATATCCAGCTGGCCGAGAAGAGAT
- the LOC123307686 gene encoding zinc finger Y-chromosomal protein 1-like — protein MLCYDMDIDEKTQISLRDSAPNQKCHKRCEISHIKTEDVKILEEIIDDCGILDEETFEVKEELSSKNSEVEKTNICLDSSEKTIDKDEEQLRLDSEYLVTPKSDFQNHKNSQFCDYASPKKCETEKRKRSIHLISKQQTCHWCDYVADKKSTLKLHIESVHLNLKVHQCHLCDYAVNRKFDLKNHIDCVHLKLKQHKCHLCDYAADIKSSLKFHIDSVHLNLRVRKCHICDFTAYRNFDLKMHIDSVHLGLKPHKCHLCDYAANKTSTLKFHINSVHLKLKPHKCHMCDYASTRKFKLKVHMDSAHLNLK, from the exons ATGCTATGCTATGATATGGATATTGATGAGAAAACACAAATCTCTTTGAGGGACAG TGCTCCAAACCAGAAATGCCACAAAAGGTGTGAAATCTCACATATCAAGACTGAAGATGTGAAAATTTTAGAAGAAATCATCGATGACTGTGGAATACTTGATGAAGAAACATTTGAAGTTAAAGAAGAACTTTCCTCCAAAAATTCTGAAGTTGAAAAGACAAATATCTGTTTGGATAGTTctgaaaaaactattgataagGATGAAGAACAACTCCGCTTAGATTCTGAATACCTTGTAACTCCGAAATCCGATTttcaaaatcataaaaatagtCAATTTTGTGATTATGCTTCCCCTAAAAAATGTGAAACCGAAAAACGTAAACGTTCAATTCATTTGATCTCGAAGCAGCAAACATGTCACTGGTGCGACTATGTAGCAGATAAGAAATCTACTTTGAAGCTTCATATcgaatctgttcatttgaatttGAAGGTGCATCAGTGTCACTTGTGTGATTATGCTGTAAATCGAAAATTTGATCTCAAAAATCATATAGATTGTGTACATTTGAAATTGAAGCAACATAAATGTCACCTGTGTGACTATGCTGCAGATATAAAATCttctttgaaatttcacatagattctgttcatttgaattTGAGGGTGCGTAAGTGTCACATATGTGATTTCACTGCATATCGAAATTTTGATCTCAAAATGCATATAGATTCTGTTCATTTGGGTTTGAAGCCGCATAAATGTCATCTATGCGATTATGCTGCAAATAAAACATCTACTTTGAAGTTTCATATAAATTCTGTACATTTGAAGTTGAAGCCGCATAAATGTCACATGTGTGATTATGCTTCAACtagaaaatttaaattgaaagTTCATATGGATTCTGcacatttgaatttgaagtaG
- the LOC123306646 gene encoding zinc finger FYVE domain-containing protein 26 → MEESISLIQELDGLISEENEEKFGRLNIYRTIACWRIPQEHEAAIGLLKIVMPKIQLLIDKGTLRKDLISLSILATQNFNLLEKLLKYEKEYFYLNLDQYSSLYKFCIFKKEHWIAAVEKNFRPSSFERRVFSDDISKKLIVLKCLDSTINKFNLNKIVSALKDYEEFHGNDDTLDHLVFELKKFLDIIMFCRGIGNDVDEKEVYNVMCAKNILDTLSIFIPLEKTENWPSITQKLKKYDESYYSTCSDLLKKSEVFKVFTILATVFNIQYIYTTEPHSMNDVLEELKKKLLSIDNSTLVLELLEDIFAILFLTEKHMDESKPDIFKNNEAVIRSILYVVKGAIEELQLKGIYRNSENYERFTSLCRYVHDTLWRLQIVTTVKSKPVRDSEKILCYMLASPMSLLCMCLRQGSFDEAHQVVKIFDMREVDAAKELVFTENLRELRTESRKLCRMQKIQDSSKITTESMENFKGKILKDLNTSIGKKFQQIPESRTCPSDLCHYKLKNEMFMNLVDFMCTESSDLNMSYILSRMVCENNTLCNQITSPYSNFCERLITAAETLIPSKNLTIRDIILSSNIPFDISEYLKGQKFIEDLIILYDEIRGQLVRNEDGIFNSNHSAHKTYNKIDSLCKNFTDVNPNEINYLKRLFNYLKAFSRVLYIEENTSDIISQGKNTSFFELLDYNRSELMGQLLFERNLDPTDFEIYFSRMELDFLYHLIGNCFPTINLHSEEFVEEEELFPENNLYLPTRNIIHYILRRNWLLALILEDMYEVPNVKMNINDTRIKAFLNYRNLDAIQNLKCIFDDNEVSTSLQREIPYRKVKEYIEQKLQCKKYDSTPQFPDPEEMLEAAEELTEESSGKTDWNKILEILQSIPEIQMRKNKEFRDFQDSVVCKYINDHFEEKSFEKIYLIHNKSKRLETILRNLESWPYDFCLDVIKSELNCFTPPNDTVMEQLHTWQQTIELYGVLSEILNLTCWSDCGPIILNDIQGIFKILVESHKVCQILVLIQMHKPPGEILRSINEEFFLAAFEDGYQITVLSKLLEALPLDHSVIICNKLLKMTANLEFLNFIVDFLKQHTQQNNLTMIQLSLKIFTKFSDSQREQFVYLINNPLEIIEVLIMNTKFEELATVLDVIKQYGEEEIFSPKIDEILRIYAEKSLDFHVITQANPQSIYPVDSNLIESETYDSYSRKINLSISQEVTKDQWVKNNEVMECMCCKNVNFSILNRRHHCRQCGRLVCYKCSTKRMKISTCGDILVRVCDDCYNQINLDSTSTERSESTSSKLNLNYMWTLTDDEERNKIVRDEFAYEYTPSVSLCLSILKFHSKTEEYPKFLLNHSNNLLNMFPPFKKFMPDIDYLLIIRMLKSLITVAKMLSQEYSLIHNMSLADSLLNQVDLLELFSERGCLNLLPVSTETFTPSIDASILRRFRDNLLEMEEWNLALEISTKAGLDQTSVFAAWGKKLLKAGCLTKAREKINRCFNSNRRYDSRCDSFSEYDDEVSAKGSNFYLNKSFSDLNEKKPLTNSPLLNEIINILECKSAVIDKNIVDEVSMANLSTSKVLNQCYLIQKDPAVSILNKLRNLDCISSGKYYFPTDRKVQISYATNRPIVDTVFYNECIFYLSRYGSHQSLLDFYIRHGELDQALQYILGNNMGSDIFIEIYMNCLKDGLVNVLQENIAKIDSTLDVWKHYLHQLCRHLEQQNFLHSLYQLQLFMGDFMRAAITCIKFYQENTKTFSDLARKNKFLHKAEEHIKQMHEQDEWVEVTSVGKYNSNSLDVYEEKLLANPSIVMKPNYKNSMTYLNIIWSQNEVASFLADCEAAGRNPINILSTILPDDNDSDSDRSIPTLFGSYMDKIRLAILILVTSNEIKSGFKIVARLISEFKLRPGTVFSQTGKHLAKMQKYEEIKELVACIKTNFTGDKSIGEMCDEMLTVAVATLSKEKSPIAKIEDLIKLISDKASKISAFIEAKQLKTAYFLAVRSKRISDIRRILREAELNNQPNIKTLCLKVLQENNSG, encoded by the exons ATGGAAGAATCTATTTCATTAATTCAGGAGCTGGATGGTTTAATTTCGGAGGAGAATGAAGAAAAGTTTGGAAGACTCAATATTTACAGAACCATAGCGTGCTGGAGAATTCCTCAAGAGCATGAAGCAGCTATAGGATTGCTCAAAATTGTAATGCCAAAGATACAATTATTAATTGATAAAGGTACCCTTAGAAAAGATCTCATATCATTATCCATCTTGGCAACACAAAATTTTAATCTTTTGGAAaaacttttgaaatatgaaaaagagtACTTCTACCTGAATCTCGATCAGTATTCATCTCTCTATAAATTTTGCATATTCAAAAAGGAACATTGGATTGcagcagtggaaaaaaacttTCGCCCCTCTTCATTCGAGAGAAGGGTCTTTAGTGATGACATTTCTAAAAAATTGATTGTATTAAAATGTTTGGATTCAACAATCAACAAATTCAATCTGAATAAGATAGTGTCTGCTTTGAAAgattatgaagaatttcatgGCAATGATGATACATTAGACCATCTTGTCTTTGAGCTGAAGAAATTTCTTGATATAATTATGTTCTGCAGAGGTATTGGAAATGATGTAGATGAAAAAGAAGTGTACAATGTTATGTGTGCAAAGAATATTTTGGATACCCTCTCCATTTTTATTCCTCTGGAAAAGACTGAAAACTGGCCATCTATTACTCAAAAACTTAAGAAATATGATGAAAGCTATTACAGTACTTgttctgatttattgaaaaaatctgaAGTGTTCAAAGTATTCACAATATTAGCTACTGtcttcaatattcaatatatttacaCAACAGAACCTCATTCTATGAATGATGTTTTGGAAgaactgaagaaaaaattactaAGTATAGATAATTCTACTCTAGTTCTGGAATTACTAGAAGATATTTTTGCCATATTGTTCCTAACTGAAAAACATATGGATGAAAGTAAACCTGACATTTTCAAGAACAATGAAGCTGTGATACGATCTATATTATATGTAGTCAAAGGTGCAATTGAAGAGTTACAATTGAAAGGTATTTATAGAAATTCTGAAAACTATGAAAGGTTCACAAGTTTATGCAGATATGTGCATGATACATTGTGGAGACTACAAATTGTAACAACTGTTAAATCAAAACCTGTCAGAGATTCAGAAAAGATATTGTGTTATATGTTGGCATCACCAATGTCTTTATTGTGTATGTGTTTACGACAAGGAAGTTTTGATGAAGCACATCAAGTTGTCAAG atattcgataTGAGAGAGGTTGATGCTGCAAAGGAATTGGTATTCACTGAAAATCTCAGAGAACTTCGAACAGAATCaagaaaattatgtagaatgcaGAAGATACAGGATTCTAGCAAGATTACAACTGaatctatggaaaatttcaaGGGTAAGATCTTGAAGGATTTGAATACGAGTATCggtaaaaaatttcaacaaataccGGAAAGTAGGACATGTCCAAGTGATTTGTGTCATTACAAACTGAAGAACGAGATGTTCATGAATCTCGTGGATTTCATGTGCACAGAATCATCGGATTTGAACATGAGTTATATTTTATCGAGAATGGTATGTGAGAACAATACTTTATGCAACCAGATCACTTCTCCTTATTCGAATTTCTGTGAGAGGTTGATAACAGCTGCTGAAACACTCATTCCAAGTAAAAACTTGACAATCCGCGATATAATTTTATCGTCAAATATCCCCTTCGATATATCGGAATACTTGAAGGGACAGAAATTCATCGAAGATCTCATCATATTGTACGATGAAATCAGAGGTCAACTAGTAAGAAATGAAGATGGAATCTTCAATAGTAATCATTCAGCACATAAAACGTATAATAAAATCGATTCTTTGTGTAAAAATTTCACTGATGTTAACCCGAACGAAATTAATTACTTGAAAAGGTTATTCAATTACTTGAAAGCATTCTCCAGAGTGTTGTACATAGAAGAAAATACTTCTGACATAATTTCCCAAGGaaaaaatacttcatttttcgAATTGCTGGACTATAACAGATCTGAATTGATGGGTCAATTATTATTCGAGAGGAATCTTGATCCAACAGACTTCGAAATATATTTCTCTAGAATGGAGCTGGATtttctttatcatttaattggaaattgttttccaacAATAAACCTCCACAGTGAGGAATTTGTCGAAGAGGAAGAGCTGTTTCCAGAGAATAATTTGTACCTTCCTACAAGGAACAtaattcattatatcttgagaAGAAATTGGCTTTTAGCTCTGATTCTGGAAGACATGTATGAAGTGCCCAATGTGAAAATGAATATTAACGACACAAGAATAAaagcatttttgaattatagaAACTTGGATGCAATACAAAACTTAAAATGTATATTCGATGATAACGAGGTTTCAACATCTCTACAGAGAGAAATTCCCTACAGAAAAGTGAAAGAATACATTGAACAGAAATTGCAATGCAAGAAGTATGACAGCACGCCACAATTTCCCGACCCAGAAGAAATGTTAGAAGCAGCAGAAGAACTGACGGAGGAGTCGTCTGGAAAAACTGACTGGAATAAAATTCTAGAAATTCTACAGTCCATTCCAGAAATCCAAATGAGAAAAAACAAGGAATTTCGAGATTTTCAAGACAGCGTTGTCTGCAAGTATATCAACGATCATTTTGAGGAGAAaagtttcgaaaaaatatatttaatcCACAACAAGTCGAAGAGATTAGAAACCATTCTGAGGAATCTTGAAAGTTGGCCTTACGATTTTTGTCTAGATGTGATAAAATCGGAACTCAATTGTTTTACCCCACCAAATGATACTGTGATGGAGCAATTGCACACATGGCAACAGACGATTGAATTGTATGGTGTG ctatCAGAAATTCTGAACCTGACATGCTGGAGTGATTGTGGTCcgattattttgaatgatatTCAAggtattttcaagatattggtgGAAAGCCATAAG GTCTGTCAAATCTTGGTGTTGATCCAGATGCACAAACCACCTGGAGAAATCCTAAGAAGTATCAACGAGGAATTTTTCTTGGCTGCTTTCGAAGATGGATACCAAATAACAGTTCTTAGCAAATTACTTGAGGCTCTGCCTCTCGACCATTCCGTCATTATTTGTAACAAACTTTTGAAAATGACGGCGAATCtggaattcctcaactttataGTTGATTTCCTGAAACAACATACACAACAAAACAATCTGACAATGATACAACTGAGTTTGAAAATATTCACGAAATTTTCAGACAGCCAACGTGAACAATTCGTGTATTTAATCAATAATCCCTTGGAAATAATCGAAGTGCTGATAATGAACACAAAATTCGAGGAATTGGCCACTGTTTTAGATGTGATAAAACAATATGGCGAAGAAGAAATTTTCTCGCCGAAGATAGATGAAATTTTGCGAATATACGCAGAAAAAAGTTTAGATTTTCATGTCATCACCCAAGCGAATCCACAATCGATATATCCTGTAGATTCGAACCTGATTGAATCAGAAACGTACGATTCTTATTCCAGGAAGATAAATTTAAGCATATCTCAGGAAGTAACCAAAGATCAATGGGTCAAAAACAATGAAGTGATGGAATGCATGTGTTGTAAAAACGTTAATTTTTCCATACTAAATAGGAGACATCACTGCCGACAATGTGGTCGTTTAGTGTGTTACAAATGTTCCAcaaaaagaatgaaaatttcGACGTGTGGTGATATTTTAGTGAGAGTATGTGATGATTGTTATAATCAGATTAATCTCGATAGTACATCAACCGAGAGGAGTGAATCCACTTCTAGTAAACTGAATTTAAATTATATGTGGACTTTAACGGATGATGAAGAACGTAATAAGATTGTGCGTGATGAATTTGCCTACGAGTACACTCCTAGTGTCTCTTTATGTTTATCAATACTGAAATTTCATTCTAAAACCGAAGAATATccgaaatttttattgaatcatTCTAATAACCTATTGAATATGTTTCCACCCTTCAAGAAATTCATGCCAGATATTGATTATTTACTAATCATAAGAATGCTTAAGTCTCTTATAACAGTTGCCAAAATGCTCTCTCAAGAATATTCCCTCATTCACAATATGTCTCTTGCCGATAGTTTGTTGAATCAAGTAGATCTGTTGGAACTATTCTCAGAAAGAGGTTGTTTGAACCTCTTACCAGTATCTACAGAAACATTCACGCCAAGCATTGATGCGTCCATCCTGAGACGATTCAGAGACAATTTGTTAGAAATGGAAGAATGGAATTTGGCGCTCGAAATATCGACAAAGGCTGGGTTGGATCAAACCAGTGTTTTTGCAGCCTGGGGTAAGAAATTGCTGAAGGCAGGCTGCCTAACGAAAGCTCGAGAGAAAATTAACCGTTGCTTCAACAGCAACAGACGTTACGATTCTCGTTGCGACAGTTTTTCAGAATACGACGATGAAGTAAGTGCCAAAGGgtcgaatttttatttgaataaatcCTTCAGtgatctgaatgaaaaaaagCCTCTGACGAATTCCCCTCTTCTAAACGAGATAATCAATATTTTGGAATGTAAATCGGCCGTTATTGATAAAAATATTGTGGATGAAGTGAGTATGGCAAATTTATCAACGTCAAAAGTACTAAACCAGTGTTATCTGATCCAAAAAGATCCCGCTGTCAGTATActgaacaaattgagaaatttggATTGTATTTCTTccggaaaatattattttcctaCTGATAGGAAGGTTCAGATCAGTTATGCCACAAATAGACCTATCGTGGATACAGTCTTCTATAACGAGTGCATTTTTTATCTGAGTCGTTATGGCAGTCATCAGAGTCTTCTGGACTTTTATATAAGACATGGTGAGCTGGATCAAGCTTTACAGTACATTCTTGGAAATAATATGGGTAGTGATATCTTCATTGAAATTTATATGAACTGCTTGAAGGATGGTTTGGTGAACGTGTTACAGGAGAACATTGCCAAAATTGACTCAACTTTGGATGTATGGAAG CATTACCTTCATCAGCTTTGTCGACATTTGGAGCAACAGAATTTTTTGCACTCTCTTTATCAATTACAACTTTTTATGGGAGATTTCATGAGGGCCGCTATTACTTGCATTAAATTTTATCAAGAGAATACGAAAACCTTCAGTGATTTAGCTCGAAAAAACAAATTCTTACATAAGGCTGAAGAACATATAAAACAGATGCATGAGCAAGACGAATGGGTTGAAGTCACATCAG TTGGAAAATACAATTCGAATTCTTTGGATGTATATGAGGAAAAACTATTAGCAAATCCCTCTATAGTGATGAAACCCAATTATAAAAATAGTATGACGTACTTGAACATTATATGGAGCCAAAATGAAGTGGCTAGCTTTCTAGCAGATTGCGAAGCTGCTGGTCGAAACCCTATTAATATATTATCGACCATTCTTCCTGATG aTAACGACTCTGATTCCGACAGAAGTATACCGACACTCTTTGGTAGTTACATGGATAAAATAAGACTAGCTATATTAATTCTCGTGACCTCAAATGAAATTAAATCTGGTTTTAAAATTGTTGCAAG GTTGATCTCCGAATTCAAACTTCGACCAGGAACTGTTTTTAGTCAAACAGGGAAGCATTTGGCTAAAATGCAAAAATACGAGGAAATTAAAGAACTAGTAGCTTGTATAAAGACGAATTTCACTGGTGACAAGTCGATTGGTGAAATGTGTGACGAAATGCTAACCGTTGCAGTTGCCACCTTAAGCAAAGAAAAATCACCAATAGCAAAAATAGAGGATCTAATTAAGTTGATCAGCGATAAAGCTTCCAAG ATATCTGCATTCATAGAAGCAAAACAATTGAAGACTGCTTACTTCCTAGCTGTGCGATCTAAACGAATATCTGATATTAGGAGGATTTTAAGAGAAGCAGAACTGAATAATCAACCCAATATAAAAACACTTTGTTTGAAAGTACTTCAAGAAAACAATAGTGGATGA
- the LOC123306647 gene encoding uncharacterized protein LOC123306647: MIHYKIVTEGTFLGLMLTSWRVKCFWPPPYTIDLHDEGTFEISEDLDTKMDKIVEDEDEMIADKELSRLQFNKNPHKFVRLHQAVDGIEKNAEREDDLLNNSFNISEENFYKEYTDERITTNLSYSLKANPNVDYHNNMTKNFAISNIEEKRQVNESYTKYRRSEENTSDNADYNYEDMKRKFEEKIEEERRTEVKYTELKEYEDMEDSLKTIWRKKEEINCTIAEMKNINGKALLCLLKEPSKNKASKFFTRLGKILVIWFIVYVIIAVPMWCTRGWCCCCCRCKFCRPRNRIEWIKEYFMQNPVGVVHDDYGNRIEYHPTKYEKYYYSNLEKELKKLIIH; this comes from the exons ATGATCCATTACAAAATTGTAACAGAAGGAACATTTTTAGGCCTGATGCTGACTTCATGGAG GGTGAAATGTTTTTGGCCACCTCCATATACCATTGACCTCCACGACGAAGGTACTTTCGAAATATCCGAAGATCTGGATACGAAAATGGATAAAATTGTGGAAGATGAGGACGAAATGATTGCAGATAAGGAACTGAGTCGACTCCAGTTCAACAAAAATCCCCATAAGTTCGTTAGGCTCCATCAAGCTGTGGATGGAATCGAAAAAAACGCTGAGAGAGAAGatgatttattgaataataGTTTCAATATTTCTGAGGAGAATTTCTATAAGGAATACACCGATGAAAGAATTACAACGAATTTAAGTTATAGTTTGAAG gcGAATCCAAATGTTGATTACCACAATAATATGACGAAAAATTTCGCGATATCGAATATAGAGGAAAAACGTCAAGTGAATGAAAGTTATACAAAATACAGGAGATCAGAAGAAAACACCTCTGATAACGCTGATTACAATTACGAAGATATGaagagaaaatttgaagaaaaaatcgaagagGAAAGGAGGACGGAAGTGAAATATACAGAATTGAAAGAATACGAAGACATGGAAGATTCTTTGAAAACTATATGGAGGAAAAAAGAAGAGATTAATTGCACCATTGCAGAAATGAAGAATATAA ATGGTAAAGCGCTACTGTGTCTACTGAAAGAGCCAAGTAAAAATAAAGCTTCCAAATTTTTCACTAGATTAGGAAAAATACTCGTCATTTGGTTTATTGTTTATGTAATTATTGCAGTGCCTATGTGGTGTACGCGAG GATGGTGCTGTTGCTGCTGCCGTTGTAAGTTCTGTAGACCAAGAAATAGGATAGAATGGATCAAAGAATATTTTATGCAGAATCCGGTTGGAGTTGTGCATGACGATTATGGAAATAGAATTGAATATCACCcaacaaaatatgaaaaatattattacaGCAATCTCGAAAAAGAATTGAAGAAACTAATAATACATTGA
- the LOC123306648 gene encoding coiled-coil domain-containing protein 12 — MEIEGEISQLEKQALTRKERLNQLKRKHKPDDESNNKTDYSLPKPKFRSYKPEHEELSKHKLPDAKPEDLTEEVKTQLESAKESIIIDNLDLSTLAPRKQDWDLKRDLAKELEILEKRTQKSIAELIRDELKKRQNLADVANMDMPGSKLVTS, encoded by the exons ATGGAAATTGAAGGCGAAATATCACAATTGGAGAAGCAAGCACTGACACGAAAAGAAAGATTGAATCAGCTTAAAAGGAAACATAAACCTGATGATGAATCTAATAACAAAACAGATTATTCATTACCAAA GCCCAAATTCAGGAGTTACAAACCAGAACACGAAGAATTGAGTAAACATAAACTACCTGATGCGAAACCAGAAGACTTAACAGAAGAAGTTAAAACCCAACTGGAATCTGCTAAAGAAAGTATTATAATAGATAATTTAGATTTATCTACTCTTGCGCCTCGTAAACAAGACTGGGATTTGAAAAGAGATCTTGCTAAAGAACTTGAAATTCTAGAGAAAAGAACTCAGAAATCCATTGCTGAGCTCATAAGAGACGAACTAAAGAAGAGGCAGAATTTAGCGGATGTGGCAAATATGGATATGCCAGGATCAAAATTAGTGACATCTTAG